Genomic segment of Tachysurus fulvidraco isolate hzauxx_2018 chromosome 22, HZAU_PFXX_2.0, whole genome shotgun sequence:
CATTCAAACTGACAGGAAACATTTTCTTCACCTGAATCAACATTTGATAATGCTTTGGATCAGAGTCAGATCTTAAGATAGGTATTTTACAAaaacttcattttgttttttatgatctgTATCTGCAACTGTATCTGTTTGGTATTAGATTCCATAAATCTGATTCAAAACCAAAGTGGACATGTTTTCGAAACAAAGTGGACAGAGGTAGCATGGGCAGCATGGGCAGCAGGGTGTATGTACTCTGGCACTGACAGTTCATAAATCACAGCTACTCCACTCATGCAGATTCAGTAATTAGTCTACATTATAGATGTACTATCATTTTTATGACTGCTATTTTTAAATACTGCTCATGAAGttatgatttttgtttgtacctGTCCCTAGTATTCTTTAATGAAGTGAGGTAAAAGCATGAATTATGTGTTCTGTcttatatgtatttgtgtgtttattccatCAGGTTAGTCCAATCCAGTCCGGTCCAGGCCTTCCTGCTACACCAACTCCAAGGGTCCAAGTGCACACCATGcattgtggttgtgtttgtgttcattttggtGTATTGGTGATGAACATTTTGGTTTAGAGGTTTGTCTGTATTGACTATGCGTGTAATCCAGCCCTTGCCTTGGtagtactgtacatattttttgtgtgttgtaaaTATTGATATATTGTAATTTACTCTATGAGTATGAAGTACTACCACTGTAGTAGTGGTGTGACTGCCATTTATGTAGTGGGTGGGTTTTGCCTTTGTGTTTTGGGGTATGTGTATGTTACCTGTTCCATCTCACTCTGGTACAGCTTCAGCCCCTCTTGCACAGCTGCCTCGTTTTCAATCCTTGCCATGGCAACCACAGCATTCTCCAGACAAGGGACTTTCCCACTAGAGATCGTCTCCACATATGTCTGCACTAGGTGACCGAACCCtgtcaacacaaacacacacagtcacagcaCAGAGATTAACACATCTATATTTACTGACACACAATTGAAATATAAAGTTTATACATATGAATTATATTATTGGAGATAAAATTTTGTTGTACTCACTTCTCCCAGTAATTTTGTATCCTCCTTTAACAGTTTTAACTCTGCTCTTATCAAAGACATAGTCACAGAAACGCTGTGTAACAAGCAGAAATTTGGGAAAAATGTCCCTTTCATCCAGGCTCTCAATCATAATCATTTTTTCCTGGGAGGTAGGAAACGGGAAAACAAAGCACTTGCGGGATGGAAAATAGTTTCGAATACACTGCCTTGGAAGGTTGTAGTTAGTGTCCTTCTTATTAAAACCTGcattgtagaaaaaaatatatacttgaTCTACTCACACACCCTAATGAAAATGTTACAGTTACAGAACAATATagtttgatttaaaaatgcaaaaaaaatactcaGGAGGTTAAAAGATAATCTATGTGACATTGCAATTGAAGTTTTATTGACATACAATGTAGAGTACACATTATAGTAATTGGTTAAAAgtaattgtaaaaataaataaataaataaataaatgtaaattttgttCCAAGCTATTAAAAAGGAGGGATCTTTCAATATCTTGGATCTCAatcattaatgttatttatacCTTTTTTCAGCTGCAGGGCAAAATCCAGGTACCCATCCTCAGTCACTTGACCCATACTCTCAAGCTCCAGCTGTAGTGTAAAATCACGCACTGTCCAGATAAAGTTAGGAAAAAACTGCACAAAGTGAGAGTCTTCCgcctcatcatcatcagtctcaGCTGCACCGGATGTAGGTGATTTGATCTTAATCTGCTCTGCAAGCTCTGTGACATAGCTGCAACATGTTAAGGATTCATGACCTAATGAGAAATACAGCCATGGGCAAAAGACAGTACAGTTTTTATGTATCAGGGCCAGTATAACAATTTGGTCCTCAGCAACctccatactgtatatcaagaaataatctcagaaaaaaagacaacatattttaatatttaggtttttttccaaaatataaACCAACATTCAGAGTAACAGAAGGGTTATTAGGCCCTTTATGTTGTACAAAAAGACTATGGCATGATGTTTTTGCAAAATGTGCAAAAAGTCCAAGAGCTTTGGTCATTATAGCACAACCAAACATAGCATGTCACCACAAACACCTCATACCTACTGGTGGTGGAGGGACCTACAGACTTTGAGAGAACTCCACTTTATACTAAAAGTGGGAAAAAAGTGGACTCACAATCGTTTGAAACGATTGTTAGTCCATCTGTCCAGCAGAGTAAGCTGGGCCAACGTTTGTCCTGTTTGTTcatgcaacaggacaatgataACAAGAACAGCGAGAAGATCGACATTTGAATGGCTAAGAGAACTATGCATAATAATGATTGCACTCAAACATCAACAAATTATTGTTGTAAACAAGAACAGGGCAAATTTTTTCCAAAATAATTACAGACtcttaaagaaaatgtttactttACATTACAGTTGCTAAAGGTGGTTCTTTGTTACTGAATTATAGAATATACATTTTCTCCTTCTGAATATTGGTATactttttaggaaaaaaaatgactacaAACTGAAATATTTTGAGAGTTTTTTGATGTTATATGTTTGTATACAGGTTGATGAACACCACACAAGTCTAATACGAGTTTTAAAAAGGTTTACTTTCTTTTCTCCCCATGACTTTATCTGTGTCTCTTTATCACTGCCTAATTGACTGTTTGTACTAAATAtctgtttttataattatattttacaagGAAGGATACTGTAGTTTTTCCACTGCTGTGTTGTCGATGGTTCCCCGGCTGTTATAGACCAGAGTGCTGCTCAGAAGAACAGCCAGGCAGAAGATCCAGGCATCATTTTTAGAGTCTccctaaaacaaaacaaacataacattATACTTATTAACACTTGTGGACAAcaataaggaaaataaatgtgtaaaaaaaaaattattaataaaataaggtATTCTTAATTTTATCAGTTTcaaggaaaaaaatcacaaatatttcatgaaatatttaatgttcCTGTCCAGGTCTTATGCAATTAGATCTTCTATAGAATGCAAATGCCCCAACTCCATGGGAAGGTCTGGCTTCAAAAGTAACAACTTATTATCGGCAAACATTGGTCATTGGTATCTTTTTGGCTGAGCAAATGAATCAATTTCAACAGATTATTTATAAAgatattatgttttattgtgCTTATAAAACTTTCCTGTTTCTGATGTCTTAAGTAAATGTCTTTTTTCAGATCTGAATCCTTCTAAGTAACCAGAGTATACCCCAAAAGATTAAATACCCTGAATTCAGGCCATCCAGCATTTCATTATTacagaaaaacttttaaacacaacCAATGGAAATTGGCCTCAAAAGTGTGTCTTATTTGATAATATGCAgtaaatgtacacatttacaataaagtaCTCTGTTGCTATAGAGTCCTCACCTTGTCAACATCCCCAAGTCCCTCAGTGTCCAGCAATACCAGAGTGTGTCCTGGTTTAATAGGGTGTGGCACACACCACATCCAAATACCTTTAGTCTTTGACTCAATGGTGCTCCCCAGAGCAAAGCCTGCAAACATTCACAGATTCAAATAAAGTTTGGTATTCTAGACATGTTGGGCTGACAAGAAGTGagaagtgtatatatatatataattagtagtagtagtatttttatttatattttgtaatttttttttttttttaaaaagtttcaaGTGGAAAAAACCACCAAGCCCTCATCAAAACTCACCAGTTTGTTGTCCTGCCAGACGGTTCATGAGATAAGACTTTCCAGTGCGATACAGTCCTACCACAGACACCACCACCACAGGTTGGTTATTCATGTTCAGATACTCTATGGCTGCATTATTTACATGCAATGAACCATTTACATTTTCCACCAAACAAATAGGCTCAGGCATTGGGCTGCACATGATGCTCTCCACTTCTGCAGTATAGATGCTGAAAATAAAATTGTCTTTCAATTACAGGTGCACAAAACAATCAGCTATAACACAAGCATGGTTTAAAGCCCTAAAGCATAGGCCTgagaataaaacactgacatggcTAATTGTAACAGTAATAAAGCCACAACGTATTATACAGTATCCCTGAATAATACTAAATGTCAACAGGAATCCATGCAAATATATCCCTATCCAGTGTAGCCAAGCAGACCAGTGAATGGTTACAATCCTGGTCCCACTGTCCCCATCAGTGTTGCCTTAGTTGGAGCCAGGACCTGGGTGCTAGTGGGAAGGCCCTGATGTGTGCATGGTCAGGTTTGTCCCTGTAGGTTTTTTACATTGCTAATCTGCGCACTATTTAACCTCACTGACTAGTTCTAAATTTAGCCAGTGTAACACCTAGGAAGCTACACTTTAATTCTACTCCATATATATTACTTACATTACTTCTGCCACAGTGTTGTTGACTTCCTGACAGTAGTAAAGGCTCTAAGATAAATCGCAGGGTCAATTATATATGCttgttgtaatacattgtaaattTACATGCAGCCGTTAGCAAGTCGTTAGACATTgctacaataacacacagactACACCGTTGTCATGGTGGAACAGAaacagtgaaatttttttttgttaaatggcCTAAAGTAAATGGAAGTGTGGAAATATGCCCTATGAAAATATGCTCTATGAGTTTTCTGGGCCATCCAAGCCATGTCAGTTTGTGGACTGTATTCTGAATCTGTTTGGCCACCAAGTGGCGTCTCTGAGTACTTTTCTATTTTTCCTGTGTTTACTCTGTCTTTTACTTGGTTTGTACTGTATGCAAGTCCCTGCCCTGAGTCTTGCTAAGAAATGTTGAAAGGTATTTGTGAACGCTTCAGTTAATTGTATGCATGTTCCAGCCTCTGACATCAAATCTCTTTTAACATGAGGTGTGGTTGCTTTTGCTTCTTTAGTCTAATTGTTACAACTTATCTCTGCAGCCTTTATAACCTACCCCAGTAGTTATAACAAAGGAATGTGGTGCATTTGATATCTACAGAGCACTTAAGGGGACATGGTAATAGAAAATAGGGGATGGGAGgtaaatttatttttcaatgctTCTGTGTTCAGTCCATAGTACTTCATTTATTACTGTCTGCAGGAGCAGGCTGATTAGCCAGCTAATCTTATTGAAAGTATGGTTAATGTAACCACAGCTAAAATTTTATTGTCACACATTTTTGACACTCTGAAAGTAAGCATATGTGAGGGGTCTCTCAGAAATGTACCCAAATTTGTGGACTGCTCTCAGAATTTGTCTCACGCTTCCAGTGACCGTAGCTAAAGCAGAGAGGACCTTTTCAAAGCTAAAACTGAGTAAATATTACCTAAGGTCAAATTCACCAATCACAtccatgtaaataaaaacagagtcGAGTTCACATGTTTTCTGTCCTCGCACTCAACACGGCGCTCGCTGATGATTATGACGTCACTTCCACACATTATGGGAGATATTAACGGAAATGTACAAACATATTTTGCTCTTCCTTTTAAATATTGACTGCAAAACGCTCCATAGGCACTGAAGCAAAAATAGTGTTACAAATATACCGAATAGAGAGCGACTGCATTGTAACAAATTAGGTAATaaggaaaggaaacaaaaaccTACCTTACAGGGAAAACCTTCAAAAACCTTCTAAAGAGATGCAAACCGAAGAGATGCCGTGATGCAGTAAACTAGATATATAAACGTATATAAAATGACGCCCCCAGGAGATCACgtgtgtgaatttgtttaaATCGGGACCTTCCGAGAAACCTTGACACAACAAAGCAGATGTGGGGCGTTAAATAAGTGCGTAGCGGGCTGCTTCTATATCAGTGTGttacttttattttcactttcactaAGTTTATTGCTATTCTACAGTAACTGTTCACATGAAGCCTCAGCAAGCAgttgtcatgatggaacagaAACATTTAGACAAACTGTATGAATGTAGAAAGCATGGTacgaaattatatatatatatataaaatgtattttaaatggcTTAAGCATACTTAAGTAGCTGCATCGGTTAGCAAGTGAATAAGTATGCTTAAAgccatttaaaaatttaaaatacataaaaataaataaactgtggCTGAGATGCAGGCAgcaagatttatatatatatatatatatacacacacactaaaaaaactaattttatggaatatatggaaaaatatggaaaatatCACTATTCTCCTAcagtatatttctgtatttctttttcaattGATCAACAATCAACAATATATTGTTGTTGCCTGTAATGACATTATTTtctcatattatatatatttttatatacttttctcatactatattttatactgtttatactgtatttttcaaattttttattacatacaaATGTAATTCTCATAATTTAAAAAGGTTGATAATTATATAAAGTCCAAATGTGTGAGAGAACACCATGAGACAAGTTACAGAGAAGCATTTAAATCTAGGAAAAACAGTACAtggcaaaaaaagaaagtactTGAATAGATCCTAGCATGTACTATCCTAGCATGTACTATGTAAATATAGTTCAtcagctaactaactaacacacacacacacacacacacacacacacacacacacacacacacacacacacacacacacacacacacacacacatcacacctaaGTTCAATTTCtatagccacacccaggcctgattactgccacacctgttcacaatcaagaaatcatgtaaaaaagacctgactgacaaagtgaagtagaccaaatgATCATCAAAAGCAACACATCATACCAAGATCCAaggaaattcaggaacaaacaagaaagaaagtaattgagatctattattttagaaaatattcatccaagatgtcacaaaagaccctataacaacatccaaagaactgcaggcctcacttgtcTCAGTTAAGATCAGTGTTCAtaactccaccataagaaagagactgggcaaaaatgacCTGGTGTGTTTTagttttgccagaaaacattttgatgatcttcaagacttttgggaaaatactggCATGGACTGGCGAACTTATTGGATGGTGTGtccccattacatctggtgtaaaagtaacactgcatttcagaaaaagaacatcataccaacagtaaattatggtggtggtagtgtgatttTCTatggctgttttgctgcttcggGATCTGGAATACTTGCTGTACTAagtggaaccatgaattctgctgtatACCAAAAAATCATGAAGGACAACGTGCGGCCATCTGTCCGTGACCTCgcaaacttgggttctgcagcaggacaatgatccaaaatgtaccagcaagtccacctttgaatggctgaagaaaaacaaaatgaaaactttggagtggcctagtcaaagtcctgacctgaatcctgttgagatgctgtggcatgacttTTAAAAAAGCAgttcatgctcaaaaaccctccaatgtggctgaattacaaactccactgtatattatatactgtaaggcTTGATATTAATCCTAACATTGGGGTTTGCTGGAGCCGCTGTTGCTAGGCATTTGACTGCATTTACAAACTTACATTTGCAAGTTTACAAattaaagggttttttttttcagtctataAGCACGTCCGCTGAGATCACGTGGGTGACTTGATGGAAGTCAGGACATTTCCGAGAAATGTTATCATGTTAGACAACCATAAATAGGGTGTTGCTTAACtgtgcagcattttttttttcccacaatgagtgtgttttattttcactttcacttgcGCCCTAATACTATAGTTCCATGCTGTTTACTTTGTGACATATAAACAATGTTTTCTCCTCTGGAGTTTACAATCCTCTCTGCATTCTGCAGGAtggaattataaaaaaaaatattttgcatccaaacagatttaattttaattcttaAATCAATTCTATACAAATATTACACATAAATTAAATAGGCAATTATCACTTCTAACACTTTGCAATGTGTATTAAAATTTGTGctctatataaaaaataacacgTGCAGTTATGCTCAGTTAacttctaaaagaaaaaaaagcattatgtCCATTATTTTCCCTCTTAGTAGAAAAATTTGAAGAAGTAgatctataaaataaattatttttgcaccgtttttttctgtattattgTTGATATGAGGTGGCACAACTTCAGGATGCCAGATTCAATATTAAGTTTGGGTTACTGTTTATGGAAACGTGTGTTTATATTCTATCTGTGTCCATCTATGTGTGTAATCTCACATCCCTTTCAGGGTGTGTTCCTCACATGCAGTGTACCCAAGATTGACTCCAATAGGCAATATATTTTCCATGATCTTCCAGGTCTTTTGGCATTTCAAAGCTCACCACTGCattcttttttaaagaatgttgtAAATTGTTGATTGGGCCACTCTGAAAGTTTCTCTCATTGATATGTCTTTCCAGCGTAATGATGGCCTCCTTTACTGCCATCAACGTAGTTTTGtattgcatattgtgtgttcCCAAAAATATCTAGGAATTCAGTCCACACTTGGAATTATCTTCAGaccttttatctttttattttgtcacaccTGGTCATAAAACTTCTTATTAGTGAATTTTATAATTTCTTTTCAGCTTGTGAAAAAGGATGGACTgtgataaaattaatatttttgagCACATTCTGTGGTTGGTAGTGATATTCAGTACATCGGCAGGTTTGTGCACAAAAGACAGGAAATCATCTAACATGAGCTCTGCTCATAGTTGAGATGTCATGAGGAAGTTGTCTGGAGAGTAACCATAATAAAAAGGGAACATAGTCTCTGTCTTGGTGATATTGGAAAGAAGTATTAATAGTGAAAGTAGAGTTACACAACTGTATTAAAAAATTCACACACTACTTTTATCTCAATAAGAAAGATGTTAGAAAGTAAAACACTACTAACAGTGCTATCAGCACTAGCAGTGCTCAGAGGGTTAACAGTACTAGTGGCAGGATGCTTGCCAGAGCAGGAAATGCCTTCATTTTTTCAGTGCACAAGTGTTTTAAGACAGTAAACACCAGAAATGCATCAGGACCAGGCATCTCACATCAG
This window contains:
- the LOC113640678 gene encoding guanylate-binding protein 1-like isoform X2 is translated as MNRLAGQQTGFALGSTIESKTKGIWMWCVPHPIKPGHTLVLLDTEGLGDVDKGDSKNDAWIFCLAVLLSSTLVYNSRGTIDNTAVEKLHYVTELAEQIKIKSPTSGAAETDDDEAEDSHFVQFFPNFIWTVRDFTLQLELESMGQVTEDGYLDFALQLKKGFNKKDTNYNLPRQCIRNYFPSRKCFVFPFPTSQEKMIMIESLDERDIFPKFLLVTQRFCDYVFDKSRVKTVKGGYKITGRRFGHLVQTYVETISSGKVPCLENAVVAMARIENEAAVQEGLKLYQSEMEQVKKMFPVSLNEITAEHQKISDMASSEFMKRSFKDEEQKYFKKLTEVVDKHYADLVGQNLKASDEKCRQILADLYNDMNLHVQQGDYAKSGGYKLYCTARENLIAEYHRKPNKGILAEEVLESFLCEKSVEAKLILQTDEQLTESEKKLQEEKELQVLLEQQCKVEHEQKKKLEQLMEEEKVSHEQRLRQLETKFEDEKYQQQQELNIALESKLAEQKDLIQKGFDEKAKLLGMEIEQLKKEKPNDNPSGGIFKDYVMPLVSTAKDVFSTVLQYKIMKTKFARFK
- the LOC113640678 gene encoding guanylate-binding protein 1-like isoform X1; this translates as MCSPMPEPICLVENVNGSLHVNNAAIEYLNMNNQPVVVVSVVGLYRTGKSYLMNRLAGQQTGFALGSTIESKTKGIWMWCVPHPIKPGHTLVLLDTEGLGDVDKGDSKNDAWIFCLAVLLSSTLVYNSRGTIDNTAVEKLHYVTELAEQIKIKSPTSGAAETDDDEAEDSHFVQFFPNFIWTVRDFTLQLELESMGQVTEDGYLDFALQLKKGFNKKDTNYNLPRQCIRNYFPSRKCFVFPFPTSQEKMIMIESLDERDIFPKFLLVTQRFCDYVFDKSRVKTVKGGYKITGRRFGHLVQTYVETISSGKVPCLENAVVAMARIENEAAVQEGLKLYQSEMEQVKKMFPVSLNEITAEHQKISDMASSEFMKRSFKDEEQKYFKKLTEVVDKHYADLVGQNLKASDEKCRQILADLYNDMNLHVQQGDYAKSGGYKLYCTARENLIAEYHRKPNKGILAEEVLESFLCEKSVEAKLILQTDEQLTESEKKLQEEKELQVLLEQQCKVEHEQKKKLEQLMEEEKVSHEQRLRQLETKFEDEKYQQQQELNIALESKLAEQKDLIQKGFDEKAKLLGMEIEQLKKEKPNDNPSGGIFKDYVMPLVSTAKDVFSTVLQYKIMKTKFARFK